One stretch of Prionailurus viverrinus isolate Anna chromosome C1, UM_Priviv_1.0, whole genome shotgun sequence DNA includes these proteins:
- the LOC125172723 gene encoding protein argonaute-1 isoform X2: MPHRVGACARGTSSLPVPARYTPVGRSFFSPPEGYYHPLGGGREVWFGFHQSVRPAMWKMMLNIDVSATAFYKAQPVIEFMCEVLDIRNIDEQPKPLTDSQRVRFTKEIKGLKVEVTHCGQMKRKYRVCNVTRRPASHQTFPLQLESGQTVECTVAQYFKQKYNLQLKYPHLPCLQVGQEQKHTYLPLEVCNIVAGQRCIKKLTDNQTSTMIKATARSAPDRQEEISRLMKNASYNLDPYIQEFGIKVKDDMTEVTGRVLPAPILQYGGRNRAIATPNQGVWDMRGKQFYNGIEIKVWAIACFAPQKQCREEVLKNFTDQLRKISKDAGMPIQGQPCFCKYAQGADSVEPMFRHLKNTYSGLQLIIVILPGKTPVYAEVKRVGDTLLGMATQCVQVKNVVKTSPQTLSNLCLKINVKLGGINNILVPHQRSAVFQQPVIFLGADVTHPPAGDGKKPSITAVVGSMDAHPSRYCATVRVQRPRQEIIEDLSYMVRELLIQFYKSTRFKPTRIIFYRDGVPEGQLPQILHYELLAIRDACIKLEKDYQPGITYIVVQKRHHTRLFCADKNERIGKSGNIPAGTTVDTNITHPFEFDFYLCSHAGIQGTSRPSHYYVLWDDNRFTADELQILTYQLCHTYVRCTRSVSIPAPAYYARLVAFRARYHLVDKEHDSGEGSHISGQSNGRDPQALAKAVQVHQDTLRTMYFA; the protein is encoded by the exons ATGCCTCACAGGGTGGGGGCCTGTGCCCGAGGGACCAGttctctgcctgtccctgccAGGTACACCCCCGTGGGCCGCTCCTTCTTCTCACCGCCTGAGGGCTACTACCACCCGCTGGGGGGTGGGCGCGAGGTCTGGTTCGGCTTTCACCAGTCTGTGCGCCCTGCCATGTGGAAGATGATGCTCAACATTGACG TCTCAGCCACTGCCTTCTATAAGGCGCAGCCAGTGATTGAGTTCATGTGTGAGGTGCTGGACATCAGGAACATAGATGAGCAGCCCAAACCCCTCACGGACTCTCAGCGTGTGCGCTTCACCAAGGAGATCAAAG GTCTGAAGGTGGAAGTGACCCACTGTGGACAGATGAAGAGGAAATACCGTGTGTGTAATGTTACCCGCCGCCCTGCCAGCCATCAGAC GTTTCCCTTGCAGTTGGAGAGTGGACAGACTGTGGAGTGCACAGTGGCACAGTATTTCAAGCAGAAATATAACCTTCAGCTCAAGTATCCCCACCTGCCCTGCCTGCAAGTTGGCCAGGAACAAAAGCATACCTACCTGCCCCTAGAG GTCTGTAACATTGTGGCTGGGCAGCGCTGCATTAAGAAGTTGACCGACAACCAGACTTCGACCATGATAAAGGCTACAGCTAGGTCGGCCCCAGACAGACAGGAGGAGATTAGCCGCCTG atgaagaatgcCAGCTACAATCTAGATCCCTACATCCAGGAATTTGGGATCAAAGTGAAGGATGACATGACGGAGGTGACAGGGCGAGTGCTGCCGGCGCCCATCTTGCAGTACGGCGGCCGG AACCGGGCCATTGCCACACCTAATCAGGGTGTCTGGGACATGAGGGGAAAACAGTTCTACAATGGGATTGAGATCAAAGTCTGGGCCATCGCCTGCTTCGCACCCCAAAAGCAGTGTCGAGAAGAGGTGCTCAA GAACTTCACAGACCAGCTGCGGAAGATTTCCAAGGATGCAGGGATGCCCATCCAGGGCCAGCCTTGCTTCTGCAAATATGCGCAGGGGgcagacagcgtggagcccatgTTCCGGCATCTCAAGAACACCTACTCAGGGCTGCAGCTCATTATCGTCATCCTGCCAGGGAAGACGCCAGTGTATG CTGAAGTGAAACGTGTTGGAGATACACTCTTGGGAATGGCTACACAGTGTGTGCAAGTGAAGAATGTGGTCAAGACCTCGCCTCAGACCCTGTCCAACCTCTGCCTGAAGATCAATGTCAAACTTGGTGGCATTAACAACATCCTAGTCCCACACCAGCG CTCTGCCGTCTTTCAACAGCCAGTGATATTCCTGGGAGCAGATGTTACACACCCCCCAGCAGGGGATGGGAAAAAACCTTCTATCACAGCA GTGGTAGGCAGTATGGACGCCCACCCCAGCCGTTACTGTGCTACTGTGCGGGTGCAGCGACCCCGGCAAGAGATCATTGAAGACTTATCCTACATGGTGCGTGAGCTGCTCATCCAGTTCTACAAGTCCACCCGTTTCAAGCCTACCCGCATTATCTTCTACCGAGATGGGGTTCCTGAAGGCCAGCTCCCCCAG ATCCTCCACTATGAGCTGCTGGCCATTCGTGATGCCTGCATCAAACTGGAAAAGGACTACCAGCCTGGGATCACTTATATTGTGGTGCAGAAACGCCATCACACCCGCCTTTTTTGTGCTGACAAGAATGAGCGA ATTGGGAAGAGTGGTAACATCCCAGCTGGGACAACTGTGGACACCAACATCACCCACCCATTTGAGTTTGACTTCTATCTTTGCAGCCACGCAGGCATCCAG GGTACCAGCCGACCATCCCATTACTATGTCCTTTGGGATGACAACCGTTTCACAGCGGACGAGCTCCAGATCTTGACATACCAGCTGTGCCACACTTATGTACGATGCACACGCTCCGTCTCTATCCCAGCACCTGCCTACTATGCCCGACTGGTGGCTTTCCGGGCACGATACCACCTAGTGGACAAGGAGCATGACAG tggAGAGGGGAGCCACATATCGGGGCAGAGCAATGGGCGGGACCCCCAGGCCCTGGCCAAAGCCGTGCAGGTTCACCAGGATACTCTGCGCACCATGTACTTCGCTTGA